From a single Halobellus ruber genomic region:
- a CDS encoding digeranylgeranylglycerophospholipid reductase — MSETYDVVVAGAGPAGAQCARDLAQREYDVLVLEAEPEEGFPRQSNKSTAGTFASMTGAFGIPDDVVMNYTDEVVLESPNEQFVQRQPGAVLEFAEFKRWLVAEGRDHGAAYRFGARVNNPITEDGEVVGVQYAGDEEVYADIVVDATGPAAPLAKKLDVCDLERKNQAVGIEWEMEGIDVDHPEFADLTDAMMLRLDHDYAPGGYSWVFHTGGDTAKVGLCYIQNESYQEYGDSSRSIDDHLNHWLETDPRFSDAERIADKQQHRGSAHIQMPDDLSTDSFMAIGDTVPTIDPLWGEGIHKCMESARAAAITADRCLMGSETDTSAAAMSVYDDLWHSRVAPDMRTRLTMTQLLYLAPNDRYDRLMDDLNAMDADTLADANAGSVRGLAKLAHLDDLPLLARFAKQRLAE, encoded by the coding sequence ATGTCTGAGACCTACGACGTCGTCGTCGCCGGCGCAGGGCCGGCCGGAGCACAGTGCGCACGGGACCTCGCACAGCGCGAGTACGACGTGCTCGTGTTGGAGGCCGAACCCGAGGAGGGGTTCCCGCGGCAGTCGAACAAGTCCACGGCGGGGACGTTCGCGTCGATGACGGGCGCGTTCGGGATTCCCGACGACGTCGTGATGAACTACACCGACGAGGTCGTCCTCGAATCCCCCAACGAACAGTTCGTCCAGCGCCAGCCCGGTGCCGTCCTCGAGTTCGCGGAGTTCAAGCGATGGCTGGTCGCGGAGGGTCGCGACCACGGCGCGGCGTACCGCTTCGGGGCGCGCGTGAACAACCCCATCACGGAGGACGGCGAAGTCGTCGGCGTCCAGTACGCCGGCGACGAGGAGGTGTACGCCGACATCGTCGTCGACGCCACCGGCCCGGCGGCACCGCTCGCGAAGAAACTCGACGTCTGTGACCTCGAACGCAAGAACCAGGCCGTCGGCATCGAGTGGGAGATGGAAGGCATCGACGTCGATCACCCCGAGTTCGCGGACCTCACCGACGCGATGATGCTGCGTCTCGACCACGACTACGCTCCGGGGGGCTACTCGTGGGTCTTCCACACCGGCGGCGACACCGCGAAGGTCGGCCTCTGTTACATCCAAAACGAGAGCTACCAGGAGTACGGCGATTCCTCGAGGAGCATCGACGACCATCTGAACCACTGGCTCGAAACGGATCCCCGCTTTTCGGACGCCGAGCGGATCGCGGACAAACAGCAGCACCGCGGCAGCGCGCACATCCAGATGCCGGACGACCTCAGCACGGATAGCTTCATGGCCATCGGCGACACCGTGCCAACGATCGATCCGCTGTGGGGCGAGGGGATCCACAAGTGTATGGAGTCCGCTCGTGCCGCCGCCATCACCGCGGACCGGTGTCTGATGGGGTCGGAGACGGACACGTCGGCGGCGGCGATGTCCGTCTACGACGACCTCTGGCACAGCCGTGTCGCCCCGGATATGCGAACCCGGCTGACGATGACACAGTTGCTGTACCTCGCGCCGAACGACCGCTACGATCGCCTGATGGACGACCTGAACGCGATGGACGCCGACACGCTCGCCGACGCCAACGCCGGCAGCGTCCGCGGCCTCGCGAAGCTCGCGCACCTCGACG